Sequence from the Panicum virgatum strain AP13 chromosome 5N, P.virgatum_v5, whole genome shotgun sequence genome:
ctttaaatatagaaagatgacttttcaaaaattttacaacctccaactaaacaaggcctaaagaAAGGCCTGAAACGTATGATCCCAACGGCACGGCATGCGTCTCATCGCCGTCCAGATGCTGCAGTGGTATTGAATTGCTCTGCCTGCGTCCTTCCTTCCCCGGAAACGATCCGTCAGAGGATCATGTTCCATGTTCCAGGTACACCCACAGTGCCCCCCGCCTGGCGGCTTttaagggcgcgtttagttcccccgccaaaattttttggaggtcaaatcagcactttgaccggatgtcgggaggatttttcggacactaattaaaaaactaatttcagaattcacttggaaaccacgagacgaatcttttgaggcctttgaccgcgtcattagcacatgtgggttactgtagcacttatggctaatcatgcactaattaggcttaaaagattcgtctcgtcatgtacatccaaactgtgtaattagttttgttatttaattacatttagtgcttcatacatgtgtttaaaggagaggtgaaattttttgggaactaaacgcgccctaaaGTTTAAAGAACAAAGTTCCAAGCTGCGTTCAAAATTTTGGCCCCTGCTTTGTCACCGAATATTTAcaggcagaagaagaagaagaagtcaagaaggtcGAAACCAAACGAAAAGAACCTCTGCAGAACGAGCGCGACATCAGATAAGACAAGTTTTTGAGAGACATTTTTTTGCAAGCACGTGCGATGAGCTGTGAGCAAAACCACTTTGTTTCTCAAGTATGGTGGTAACAAAAGTCGCGATCTTTCTCACCGGTCTCCCCACAAGGACAAGGTtagggatggcaatgggtaTCCGAAATCCCAAACCCGATGGATTTTTGTTCCATTAGGGTACGGATTTGGGTCAACTTCTAGACCCGTGGGTTTATTAATGAGCACAAAGTCCTACCCGCTGGGTTTATGGACACGCGTTTGTTCCTACAATACCCGAACCCGTGAACCCATGGGTTTTTTAAACCCGATCCAATATAGAGCAATTGTCATTTTATTTGTGAGTTTACAACAAATTTAACATCTCTTTTCTTTAATTCTTATTTTAGTGAACCCTTAAGTAGTAGGTATGGGTGTTTTCGCTTTGCAGTTGTCGTGTTTGTTAACACCATACAAAGTCACAAATCCATCACGCGTATGCGCATGTACATATGATCATTTCAATATAGAGcttgttatttatatttatatttttttttgtaatttatAGTGAACATAAATTTCTTACTCATAATACGCTACAAATGATGTTTACTATGTTAAATTTATTAATCTTGAGAAAAAATTATATAGTAAAGTATAGATCCACGAGTAATCCATGGATATCCGTTAATCTGATGTTGGGTTTGGATTTGGGATGGCAAAATCAGATGAATTTAAACTCGTTGCCACCCCTAGACAGTGTTTGCCGTTCGTTCCACTCTACCGGTCTACCCCTACATCTGGACAAGAAAGCGAGCGCTAGGTCTGAAGGTCTCGCAGAGGGGTCGGTCCAGGCCATGGCCGCCCGACCTGACGGCTGACGCGACGCAGGGCGCCAAAACCAGGCGCCCCAAAGTCAGCAACCATGATCCATCACGTCACATCTTTCTCGCACAAAAACAAAGAACGCATCTCGATCTCACCTACCACTCACGCACAGTACTCTTAACACTGAAAGCAGCTGCTTTCTAAACGCTGTTAAAACatccagtttttttttatgGAGACTGTTAAAACATCTGCTAACAGAACAACCCGCTCTGCACAGGTGCACAGGCTGACAGAGTCCATCCCGGGCCTGGATGACAGGCGTGACCCGGCCCGGTCAATCCAAATAATTGCATTTTTTTGACCGGCGACCACTGTAGATGGGTTGGACCGGGCGAGGAGGCTGGACCTGGGCCCTGGCCGTGAACGAGGGAGAGATTGGAGGGCAGGCTACAGGTGAAGGTGAGCGAGAAAGCGTTTATTCCCAAATTTGTTTGCACAGTACTTGTCAAATCAAATTTTCGAACATatgcatggaatattaaatatagttggaaaaaaattaattacacaatttaactaattcatatgagatgaatctaataatactaattaatatatgattgaatattatttgtcaaataataacaaaacatgctacaatatcaaatccaaactttttcaccaactaaatgaCCCTTTGCACTCATCGAGTGCCCTGGGGCCTGGGCTGCGCTTTTCCTCTGCGGCCACCTGCACACGGCTGCGCTGCagctgcaacagcagcagcagcattgcTCCAGGCCCTGTTTGATTTGCCATAGCACAAATAGCAcaaaaactttgaccaataattaggggtgctaaataaaggtaatttacaaaactaactccacagcgctgtactacttcgcgagaagaacctaatgaggtctttgaccgcacgattagaggatagttactgtagcatcactgtagccaatcatcgattaattactatcattagattcgtcgtgaaaagttatacccatccgtgaaaaggttttgcaaataaatttcgtttagtactccatgcatcgaagattcttttctcgggaaatgtgtgctagtagtactacatgtaaaccaaacagggccccaGTCGCCCGTCAGTTCCCATCGCCGGCGACCCTCTCGCTCGCTCGATGATGGCCGATGTGACCCTCCACTTTGCAAATTTATGGCCGTTTCACAGACTTCCATGCAGCTTCTGCTTGATCCGGCCTTGCGTTTTTGGCCCCCGTCCGGTTGGACTGCTGGACGAACGCTCGTGTCTTTTCCATTCCCCGCATTGTTCCGGGGCCCCAGGCCAGGGTGTTCGCCAGTGCTCGCGTGAACGGAGCAATGTGCTCGCTCACTCCCGTGGATGGTGCCATGGTGGAGCTGTGGTGCCATCTGGATCGCGAGTGGACCATAGGTAAGCGGTAGCCAAGGAATTAATTCCTTGAATGTCATTAAAATTTAAACTAATTTCTTAAATGTTATCAAAATTTAGGTCATTCCTTCATTGCCACTAAAATTTTACTCCAATCCTCTCAATGTCATTCCCGTTAGATTTCAAGCACAAACCGTCAAAACACTGTATACAATCGTTAAAGTACAAtctatacaatttttttttccaattctACCCCCAGGAACTCTATCCCTAACTTCCAACCCAACCCACCTCCTAGGCCCGCCCGTGGCCCACCCCATCCCCACAccctgccgccgcgcccctccccCCCGCGCGGGACGGCGTCGCGCCGCCAGGAGGGCGCCGCACGAGGGCGGACCGAGCTCCCCTCGCGGGACGGCGTCGCGCCGCCAGGAGGGCAAGACAAGGAGGCAGTAGAGGGAGCATGGAGGGGCGGAGGCCGCGAGGaagccggaggagggaggagatccGGCGCGGCGAGGACAGCTGGTGCGGTGAGGGGGCACGGCGAGAAGGGCGAGGAGGCCATGGCCTGCCGCCGTCTGCCCGTGGCGGCGTGCTGCTCGCCGGCCCGCGCGGGCCGTCGCCTCCcggcgcgcctccgcctcgccatgcccgccgccgcgcgcctccgtCTCTCCATGGTCGCCGCGCACCTCCGTCTCGCCATGGTCGCTAGATCTGGATGCGCAAGTCGGAGGGCGCCACGAGCCTACCTGGGCAGGAGGAAGAGGGCCGGTTCCTAGGGGCGTGGCTGGAGCCTGCctggccggagctccgccgccgggatGGCTGGGGATGTGGCGCGCCGCCGGGGatggccggggcggcggggcgggagaGAGCATAGAGCAGAGGAGGAAAGAGCCAGTGGAGAAGATGAGGAGAGGACAACGCTggggaaaggaaaaagaaaatatttcatCCATGTCTGACAGGGGTAGTAATGTCTTTTTCCTCTCATTTAACTGCCATTCTAGCAGCGAACTCACGGAATGGCATTGAGTGGATTGGATTAAAATTTCAGTGGCAATGAAAAGGATAacctaaattttgatggcattcaaGAGATTGGCTTAAATTTTGATGTCATTAAAAGAATTAACTCGAGGACCTTTTCCAAACTGAAAGGTCCGGGAATGCATCCTTCGTCAGCAGAACGATCGAGGGCTTCAGTTCGGAGAGCTCAAATCAAATGTGTGACGGAGTGGTTAGCTTGACAGATTCACGGTGGGaattttcaagatttttttCCTCGCTTTGCGTGGCTCGATGGTAAGGAAGTTGTTGGCTGTCACTGCCCGCAACAGCTCACAGTTCCACAAGGAAAAGCCAGGGAGAGAATTTAGCGGCGCTGTCAAAGCGGTAAGCAGTAGACTTGTTCAGGATCTCGATCGATCGGGTTGGTTTGTAGCCGTCTGTTTGGACGGATGGACTCCATCCATCCGGGTCGGGTCGAACCCCTTTTTGTGTTGCTTGGATGGAGGGTGGGAGGGTTGGAGTGGTCCCGTGAGTGGAATATTCCACGTAGATGCGGGTTCACCCCGTCCCTCTAAAATTGGCGGATGGAGCGAACCCAGTTTTTTTTCCGTTGCGAGCACCGTGTCCTTCGTTTTCTCCACGCGGGCCGACAGCAGACGTTGGCTTCAGCGCGCCGACCTCCGGCCCGGTGGCCGACCTCCGCCCCCGCGAGCTCGAGGCGAGCGTGGCTGAGGGAGGGCGCGGCCACCGCGCGAGCACACCACACGGACGGACGGGCGCGGCGCGCACGCAGGGACAGGGGCGCTTGTGCGGGAAGCAGGTAGGGAGGCAGCCAGCGCTAGCGGAGAGCGGCCGCGGCTGCAGAGGGGGTtcgccatggcggcgggcgccaccgccgcgaagCTGCACCTCTCGTCAGCCGCCGCAGCCGGGCGCTGCCCCTCGCTGCTCCACCTCGCAGCCGTCGCGGTCCTCTGCTCCCTGTCCTACCTCCTCGGCATCTGGCACCACGGCGGCTTCTCCacggcccccaccgccggcgccggcgccgccgtctccaTCGCCACCGCCGTCTCCTGCGCCTCCCCGACCCCGACCGTCTCCgcgggctcctcctccccctcctccgcgGGGCCGCTCGACTTCGCCGCGCACCACACTGGGGACGGGATGGAGGCggaggccgcgccgcgccagcGCGCCTACGAGGCCTGCCCCGCCAAGTACTCCGAGTACACGCCCTGCGAGGATGTGGACCGCTCCCTCCGCTTCTCGCGCGACCGCCTCGTCTACCGGGAGCGCCACTGCCCGTCCTCCGACTCCGAGCACCTCCGCTGCCTCGGGCCGGCGCCCAGGGGCTACCGCAACCCGTTCCCGTGGCCCGCCAGCCGCGACGTCGCCTGGTTCGCCAACGTCCCGCACAAGGAGCTCACTGTCGAGAAGGCGGTGCAGAACTGGATCCGCGTAGAAGAAGAGAGGGGCACAAATGAAGTAGAAGCTCTTCTTTGGGTCCTGATGTAAAAACGCCAGAGAGAAATGTTTGCTGATATAGGTTTCGTTGATTTTTGAAAAGTTCAGCGGTCCTGATGCAAAAACGTTAGAGAAAACGGTGTTAACGTGTCATCCAACCCGTATTCCCAATTCCTTCAACCAAACATGAAATGGGTTCACTCCGTCCCCAAAATCAGATGTGCAACCAAACAGATGGATGAGTCGGCTCCATCCCCAAAATCcgggttggatccaacccaaCTCATTGATCCCGCAACCAAACATACAGTAGGAGACCAAGTAACAATCCGGAGACGGTGACATGCCTTCTAACCGAAGCTAACATGGCGACTCTGTGGAAGCACGGCACCCAAACTCAGTCGCCGCCGCTCCGGTAAGTTCCTCGTGCCATGGTGCCGAGCCGTGACGCGCAACGAACGAATAGATATAGCCAGGCCTGGGCAATCCCAAATCCCCGTGCCGAGGCCCCCACAAACAGCGCCAAAAACGGAGGAAAAACCCGGACCCTTTGGCCTTTGCCGCTCCCGTTTAAAAGCCACCGCctaccaccaccgccacctcccAAGCTCCCAGCTCCCACACCCGCACTCCACCACCGCAGCCAAAGCGGGCTCGCTCGCACGACCGCGTTCCACGCACGCACGGACGCCCAGGAGAGCGCACGGGCCATGCAGATCCTCCGGCTGGTCGCGGCGCGGcgcttccgccgccggcgccgcgcggtgTCCACGatcaccgccgccgcgacggcgccgGTCACCCTGCGCGCCGGGTACGCGTacggcgaggacgaggacgagggcccGTTCTTCGACCTGGACCTGTCCTGCTGCtccgcgccggcctccgccgcgggcAGCCAGGCGGCCGAGTCGGGCTCCGAGTCCGACGACTACGCCGCgtcctgccccgccgccgccgccgaacgaGGCGGCCTCGACTTCGTCATCTCGCTGCAGCGGAGCCGCTCCGCGTCGCCGTCGTACGAGGAGCGCCTCTTCttccgcggcgccgcggcggcggcggcggcgacccccCTTCCCCTGCCGCTCATGTTCTGCGCGTCCGAGCCCAGCGACGCTGCCTCGCGCGCGCGGCGCAGCAGCGCGGGCAGCCGCAGGCTGCAGCTGCGCACGCTCAGCTTCGGGTCCGCCAAGGCCGCCCTCTACGGCGGCCGCGCCAGCTTCTCCCGGAGCGCCAGCAGCAGCGCGCGCTCCGCCTCCAGGCTCTTCGCCGCGTACGGCGGCGGGTCGCCCGGCGCCCAGGAGGCCAGGGCCCGGCCACCCTCGGGCGACGTCTTCCGGCGGTACCTCAGCAAGATCTCGAGCcggctgcggcgcggcgcggcggcgcccgccgccgccgctgacctCCGGCTCCGGAAGAGCCGCTCGGCGTCCGCCGCCCAGtccccgccggcccgccgcgaCGACTCGCTCGCCGAGAAGCAGGACGGCATCGCCAGCGCCATCGCGCACTGCAAGGAGTCGCTCCACCGAGGTCCGTCTCCATCGCATACGAGCGCCGACGCCGTGGCCCTGACGCCACCGCGCGCCTCGTGCCCCGCCATTGTTATAATTCTTCGAAGCGTGCCACTGTTTTCTAACGCGCCTGTCCCTTGCGCTCCGCAGCGTCCGTCTCCGAGCTCGACACGTCGCTGCTGCGGTCGCGGAGCGACCCGGGGCCGTGAGTGACGTCCCTCCACCTGAGACTCTGAGAGCAAGCAGCCAGCATCGTTGCTGGGGATTtctgcatttgccatgctcgccgTTTGGCTCGCTCTGGCGACGGCGGCCGAAGCTTCGGGCGGAATTTCGCGGCGGACGCGAGGAAAAGACGGCGAACCTGCCGCCGCGAGTACGAGTCGCTGAAAGGCTCGCGTGAAGAACATGCAGGGGGGCGGTTTCGCGAGCGGGCGCGAGACATCTTTACGCTTGTTTATGCGGGCAAGCGGGGGCTCTTTTGGTGGGTTTTAGTTTAGGCGTGGGAAAAGAGCTCCTTTAGCCGCCTCCCCCATGTACAAGCGTGGATCTGTGCCCACCTCCTTTGCTTTGTTaggttttctcttctttttttttttgttcacttTGTACAAGAGACTGTTGCAACACGATCTCTAATTAGGTCCTCAACGTTATGCACCATCTGGCTCGAGGCCAATGTCTGAATCTCCTTTTGCTTTAAGGTGTGTGCATCTCATCTCGCAACGTTCAATGGCTCAAATTAATTTTAACAAGTGTTTTGCGCGCGCCTTGGCGCGCGtaatttatttacttatttacgTTTGGCAACATAAGTTTATATAGAGGTTTGTAGTAGATGTATAGATAAATGAATATATATAGATAGAAATAGGacatttatttttaaaacaaaaaagataaaaaaatagtAGCTAAAATCCGACGTCTCAATCTCGCCGTCAAAGGCGGGCGGGAGCGGTCCTCGGGCATCTCCTCACCATGCAATGCGCGGCTATCATGCCCGACTTGCGGCACCGCGGCGTACCGAAGTGAGGCCGGGTCACCCGCCGGCATAAACTCGCCGCACCCGGTAAGGGCGTGCCCGGCGGCCCGCCCAAACTCGCCGCGTGGCTCTCCGGTCTAGCTTCACTGTCGTCGTTGCAGTAGAACGCACACCCATTCGGAGTCCACCAAAATTACCGGTCGAAAGTTCTAGATTCAGATATTTTGCAGTGACCGAATGGAGAGCTGATGCGTGGACCATTCGTGTCTCAAGGCTTCAAAGATAACGATGGCACGGCCGATCACATGCACCGTCAATTTAGGATCGAATGGTGACAACTTTTTTACTGATGTGGCCGGTCTGCCCTTGCGCCGACCTTCAGGGCTATCATATTTAGAAATTAGGGCCGTGAttagattcaaaaattttatcccaaaaacatcacatcaaatatttgagCACATGTATGGAATACTaagtaaaatctatttacaaaactttttacacaagtaggttgtaaatcgcgagacgaatctaatgagcctacttaatttatgatttgcaacagtgatgctacagtaaccgttcgCTAATTATGagtaatcatgaattaagtatactcattagattcgtctcatgatTTACAATCCGtccgtgcaaaaaattttgtaaatagattttatttagtactccgaaattaCAAGATTCACTTCCATCCATAGCCATCAGACGGCCGAAATAATTGGGCCGACGTGGAC
This genomic interval carries:
- the LOC120674864 gene encoding TMF-regulated nuclear protein 1-like, which translates into the protein MSPLEQRKLEEEEEVKGDDEEEQRKEALPWNSIPNFQPNPPPRPARGPPHPHTLPPRPSPPRGTASRRQEGAARGRTELPSRDGVAPPGGQDKEAVEGAWRGGGREEAGGGRRSGAARTAGAVRGHGEKGEEAMACRRLPVAACCSPARAGRRLPARLRLAMPAAARLRLSMVAAHLRLAMVARSGCASRRAPRAYLGRRKRAGS
- the LOC120671807 gene encoding uncharacterized protein LOC120671807, which encodes MVPSRDAQRTNRYSQAWAIPNPRAEAPTNSAKNGGKTRTLWPLPLPFKSHRLPPPPPPKLPAPTPALHHRSQSGLARTTAFHARTDAQESARAMQILRLVAARRFRRRRRAVSTITAAATAPVTLRAGYAYGEDEDEGPFFDLDLSCCSAPASAAGSQAAESGSESDDYAASCPAAAAERGGLDFVISLQRSRSASPSYEERLFFRGAAAAAAATPLPLPLMFCASEPSDAASRARRSSAGSRRLQLRTLSFGSAKAALYGGRASFSRSASSSARSASRLFAAYGGGSPGAQEARARPPSGDVFRRYLSKISSRLRRGAAAPAAAADLRLRKSRSASAAQSPPARRDDSLAEKQDGIASAIAHCKESLHRASVSELDTSLLRSRSDPGP